The Pseudochaenichthys georgianus chromosome 8, fPseGeo1.2, whole genome shotgun sequence genome has a segment encoding these proteins:
- the tecra gene encoding very-long-chain enoyl-CoA reductase: MDVLALEAKTGNAGDSDKKSSSRPKPKPPKKAKRIVYFEVEIVDLKTKEKLLLLDKVEPTATVLDIKALFHKSYPKWYPARQSLRLDAKGKCLRDEEILQTLPVGTTASFYFSDLGPQLTWGTVFLTECVGPLIIYLMFYFHLPFIYSPKYDFTSSKHWVVHLACMCHSFHYIKRILETMFVHRISHGTMPLRNIFKNCGYYWCTAAWMAYYINHPLYTTPYYGQQQVNTGLYIFLFCQVGNFSIHVALRNLKQPGSKTKKIPYPTKNPFTWMFWLVSCPNYTYELGTWIGFTLMTQCVPVAFFTIVGFIQMTVWAKGKHYGYLKEYRDYPTLRSSILPFIL, encoded by the exons ATGGATGTACTCGCCTTAGAGGCAAAGACTGGAAATGCAGGAGATTCTGATAAGAAGTCTTCCTCGAGGCCAAAACCAAAACCTCCAAAAAAGGCCAAAAGGATTGTTTATTTTGAGGTGGAGATTGTGGACCTAAAGACTAAAGAGAAACTGCTGCTGCTCGATAAG GTGGAGCCAACTGCCACTGTGTTGGATATAAAAGCTTTGTTTCACAAATCAT ATCCAAAGTGGTATCCAGCCAGACAATCCCTGCGTTTGGATGCAA AGGGCAAGTGTCTCAGGGATGAGGAAATTCTGCAGACGCTTCCGGTGGGAACCACAGCCAGCTTTTACTTCAGTGACCTCGGACCCCAGCTCACATGGGGAACT GTGTTCCTGACAGAGTGTGTTGGCCCACTGATCATCTACTTAATGTTCTACTTCCACCTTCCCTTTATCTACTCCCCCAAATATGACTTCACCAGCAGCAAGCACTGGGTCGTACA CTTGGCCTGCATGTGTCACTCCTTCCACTACATCAAGAGGATCCTAGAGACCATGTTTGTCCATCGTATCTCCCATGGGACCATGCCGCTCAGAAACATATTCAAG AACTGTGGCTATTACTGGTGCACTGCAGCTTGGATGGCGTACTACATTAACCACCCTCTCTACACCACTCCCT ATTATGGGCAGCAGCAGGTGAATACAGGACTTTATATTTTCTTG TTCTGTCAAGTAGGAAACTTTTCCATCCATGTGGCTCTTCGTAACCTCAAACAACCAG GTTCAAAAACAAAGAAGATTCCTTACCCGACGAAAAATCCCTTCACATGGATGTTTTGGCTGGTCTCTTGTCCAAACTACACATATGAG ctgGGCACCTGGATCGGCTTCACGTTGATGACCCAGTGTGTGCCTGTGGCTTTCTTCACCATTGTGGGCTTCATCCAGATGACAGTGTGGGCCAAAGGCAAACATTACGGCTACCTAAAGGAGTACAGAGATTATCCCACCCTGCGCTCCTCCATACTCCCCTTCATCCTCTAA